Within the Aquabacterium sp. A3 genome, the region GTTGATGGCATGCCCTTCATAGATGGTCTCGAAGCCCCCGTCCTTCAGGGGGCGAACGACAGCGCCTTCCAGCATGGCGCGCTCTTCGCGCTCATAGCGACCTGACAGGATCTGGGGCAGCGCGCTGGGCACGTCTTTAAGCTGTATGTCAGTGATGAAGCCCAGGCGCCCCTGGTTCACGCCAATCAAGGGCACGTCATAACGGGCCAGCTCGCGTGCGATGGCCAGCATCGTGCCGTCACCTCCAACGACCACCGCCACATCGCATTGCCGTCCGATGTCGGCCAACGACAGCGCCGGGTAGTCCGACATGCCCGTCGCCAGCGCCGTCTCGCTCTCCAGGCTGACATCCAGTCCCGAGCGAGCCAACAAATGGGCCACGTCTTCAAGCACGGGTCTGATTCCCCGAGCATGGTATTTGCCCACCAGGGCAGCATGTTGGAAGCGGCAGTTGGGCAGCGTTGGCATGCGCACGATTACACCACAGCGCCCTTGATTTCGGGCGCCTGATGGCGGTCACCTGAAAGAGGTGATTCACGGCCGCAGCGCGTGCCATAAAATGCAGAGGCCATGCTGGATGACCGTGCCAAGCACCTCCTGAGAACCCTAGTCGAGCGATACATCGCAGACGGGCAACCCGTCGGTTCTCGAACCCTGTCCCGGGCCTCTGGACTGGACCTGTCGGCCGC harbors:
- a CDS encoding NAD kinase, which encodes MPTLPNCRFQHAALVGKYHARGIRPVLEDVAHLLARSGLDVSLESETALATGMSDYPALSLADIGRQCDVAVVVGGDGTMLAIARELARYDVPLIGVNQGRLGFITDIQLKDVPSALPQILSGRYEREERAMLEGAVVRPLKDGGFETIYEGHAINEVVVSRGATASMVELRAEVDGQFIANYRADGLIVSSPTGSTAYALSAGGPILHPGLCGWVVVPIASHTLSNRPIVVSDAGTITIEIVAGKDASMNFDMQSLASLMHGDRVTVRRSAHKVTFLHPQGWNYYATLRRKLRWNEGVT